The genomic region TGTTAAGCCAATCTTTGAGGGAAAGCAAACAGCTCAATAAGTTTGGATGGTTCAAGCAAGTCAGTGAATAGTGCTTAATTAGCATTCTGGAGAGGTGctgtttttagtgtgtgtgtgtgtgtgtgtgtgtgtgtgtgtgtgtgtgtgtgtgtgtgtgtgtgtgtgtgtgtgtgtgtgcgtgcgtgggtgtgtgggtgtgtgtgttattgtttaCAGCAGGATTATTGCATTCTTGTCATTTTTTCAAATATGCTATGCAGATTTATGAGGTTATTTATACATGGTAATTTTTGGAGTCAAACACAAGCAGAtttactgctttgtttttaGGTATTCAGAGAACGCAAGTCAACCTTGTGCCATGTTTCCTCGTCTCTGCATGTGCTTTCCTCTGCTTGCTTGTAAATAAGCACACCTAAGTATGTTTAGACCTTACGAACACTTACGGCTTAAGGTTCTGGTCCAGTAGGATGTCGTAGCCGTAGAGCTCAAAGCAGTGTTTGTCATTTATGATGACCTTCTGTACACTCTGTAAACTGCAAACAAAGATGTTATCCATCTCTTTAAACAGAGTTTCAACCGTCTCTCTGCCATGTTTTGCAGTCAGATATCTTCGGAGTTGCTGCATTTGCCACTTGCATCCCTATTCAGGAATGAGTGCAAAAGTAagaataaagataagataattGGTTAAAGGGGATTTCTTTTAGAAAACTCACACAAATATATAGACATATTATCTATTACATAAGACTCTTAAAAGTGATACCTTTTCAGGGTCATAGTCTGGTGCGGTTTTCTGAACAGCCACATTGGTGAGGTGCATATCTGAAGTACAATGTAGGAACTTCAATGACATACTCTTCGATAGGGAGCAGAATAACTGCAACTACATCCCCAGAATTGGGTCAAAATTAGCTATTTAAAGCTGACTTTTACTGAAACATTGCCACATTGCTACAAATAACTCTAGACCCTACAACTGCATGGATGTTttaccattcaaatgaatgaagactgcaaaaaaaaaaggatacacTTGTCATCAATAGTGCTGAGGGAGAAGCGAGTGCTTGAGAAGCGGGCAAAACCATCTCGATACAGCCAGGCCTTCAGCGGGACATActgaaaacagaacacacacttaTTCATGTGTACAGTCAATTTTAAATTTTGTAGATGACTCAGTGATCAGGTTTAGTACATACCGATGTGACAAGAACGTAGACCCTTAGATCAAATTTCCTGcctgtggagagaaaaaagcattaaaattaCTCAAGCTAAGTCATAAGGCTATATTTGGTcacctgttgttttgtttacagtGACTTCAGTATGAGATCCTTTAGTTTCTTACCATTGATTAGGTAGGGGTTTTCTATATAGCATTGTGCCACATAGCTTTCCACTTGAGCTGTATCCTTCTGTTCCTCTGAGCGAGTGCCATCCTGTGGAAACGCTTAATTGTCATCTAGAAAATGTGGTCTTGTATGCAGAATGTCTGTTTtaagttattgttttttaaccCCACTTCCTTCATTAAACATTTACACATTGACTACAGCACTTTCCACATTACAGGCCAGTTTTCATAGTGTCCAACGCGCTTTCATGAGGCTCCATTTGGTTTTAAATTCCAATAAACCTAAATGTATGGTTTTTAACATAAACATACCATTGCCCAACAACCCCCTCAAAGTCTCCTCCCTGGATGGGTCGGAGGGTGAGTTTTTTGACAGTTACAAATACCTAGGGATCTGGCTTGACAGCAAACTTTCTTTGaagcacacatcaacacactactCACTAAGGTCAAATCCCGTATTGGTTTTCTTTATCGCAACAAATCttccttcacacactctgctaaacAGCTTCTAGTTAAGATGACAGTTCTCCCAATTCTTGATTACGGTGACATAGCCTACAGGTCTGcttccaacactctccttcacaaactggatgtcatttaccacgctgctatccgttttgtcactggagccccattcacgactcaccactgtcacctgtactctcagctgaactggccctCACTCCACTttcgcagacaaacacactggtttctattcatttcaaaatccctcactggtaaaaccccgttatatctacagtcactaatcaaacttcacagcacaaactgtagcctgcgctcaagtagctttatcaaactcatcacacccaaagcccggacctcctttggacgcacctccttccagttttccgctgcaaatgactggaatcacctgcaacaatccctgaagctgacctctctcattccactcgccactttcaaaaacgtaatacaccccataactcaatatcattgcacttgcttttaatatgcttttaagttgttcactgctgtcatatttttgtattgtattgttctgtctctcggtttctctgtatgtcctctctgttttttcttttgtcttttatttattgtcatgccacctgtgttgcattctcgcccaggtcgttaatgcaaatgagaattggttctcaattaactcacctggttaaataaagggtaataaataaataaataaataaatacattacctTCTTCCAATCTGTTATATCTTTCAGTTTCCTGAACAGGAAAATACCCTTCCCTTGAGATTTTGCCACCTAAAAAAAGCACAGTGGTTAATTTTCATGGCTTGAATGCAATTTGATGCAGTTATCTGTGCTTTCAGGGGTCATCCAGGCTGAATTCAATTCTGGGTCTAATATCTGTGGGCTGCTTTAGCTAACCGGCTTCATGATCCAGGTGCTGCCTGGGCTTCTTTTGAACTCTTCTACAAAGAGATGATATTCACTGGGCAGTGCAAAGGTGCATGGGAAAAAATCACATGTAGACGCCTCCATACAGCCGACATCCCTTTCAAGATTTTTCCGGTATCTCTTGAGGTTTTTCACCATGAGGTTTTTGCGAGTCAGCTGTtacataaaacacagaaacaaagataaaaagagtccagtgtttttgatttgaatAGCATATGACACTGCTGTTGAAAACTGGAGTCTATTGTCTCAAAGAATGTTGGGCTGATGGTGCCTCACCTCATAATGGTTACGGAAGTGGTTTATCCTTACGTGCTCCTCCATATAAGAGTGATCAAAATTCTCCCTGAGccagcccacatcacaccagtTGAAGTCCCATTCTCCATCACTGTGAAATACACAGTAGATGTTAGAATCAAGCCACAAATATGACAGATGGTAAGGTGattataaaaaaagacaaccCTACTCACTCTTTGACCTCAACCCAGCCTGGTCTCTGGCGCAGGACATCTTGTATGGTGTTGAGTAGGCCACATTGGTAACGCACACAGCTTCTTCCCTCTCTGAGAAGACAGCATTTTCATAGTTAGCACTAAGCAGCACTTGTAAATGTCTGTTAATTTACTACCAAGTTAAACAAACACTCACCGCTCCTCATTTTTGGTTGAGTCATTTTTGGATCCAGATGTCTTAAAAGATACAGAGAGCAAACCAaactttgatttatatttataccaACTCCCCTGGTGTGCTacatgcagtggtggacagtaacaaagttaatttacttgagtactgtgcTTAAGTAcgttttttgagtatctgtactttacttgagtactaTTTTTGGGGtgacttattacttttactccacttcatttagaagacaattattgtactttttactccattacatctctatcaatgctctagttactcactactttagctttgaagtcagctcatgaatttccttctcttttctgaaatctgatccctaagacagtaaaatgtgtttgtgtagttctgtttgtctctgtggtttagtcatacctgtatatcaaacacagcaatttcactcagatcaggcagttcatatagaggtggtaatgatggctatcattctccacatgagcacccatggtcatatcttcagcgtgtgttagaggtttttgaaatgaagaatgatacgtattgtgtgaaatgttctccctgtttcccattctgcccaaacacacaaaaatgtactgtacaacctgagaaagcgtgtttaGCTGCgtaacatttctttcattccagatgaacatttcaaactaagttgtctgtgcttggagtaactcaGTTTCTGTATTTATTCCATGGTaaagtttttagagatttcaagtaatggtttctaaataaacatgatgttacagaatgtactcctatgtatccttgactgcacttatgtattgtgaaaatacaacgttttgagattttttaagaagtactttgaatacttaagtatttttaaaagcaagtacttcaggactttaacttaagtaataatctgacagagcaactttcacttgtattggagtaatatttgacctggagtatctatactttgacttaagtaaggaagctgtgtactttgtccaccactggctaTATGCCATTACTAGTCACCTAACACCACCCACGATCTAATTACTTGGAAATTATTATATTCAGGTTCAAcattgtttttcctttaaagcTATTTTACGTTAGCCACTAGCCAAAGGAACTAGCATCAGTCAACACGTGTAGtaaactgtccctttaaagctgGTATAACAAACAAAATATACCAGCATTTGCTTTTAATTACCTTGTATTTTGACATATAGGCGCAAATTTGACAGAAAAACCCAAACAAGCCTCTGTTGAGATGTTGAAGATATTAACAACACCAAAGCAGTAACCAGTCCCGGCGGTGTTTGACAACTGTGGTGGTCATGACAACTGCATACAGACGGGATTGTCCCTCTGTGCATGTCGTAGCTTTTATCACAATTTgagtaattattattttctgttcctgttgtaatctatttatacagtctatggttgtaatgtaaaataaatatgtatgtaCTTCCCGTACAGACGATCttttatcaaattaaaaaaaaaaaaaaaaaaaaaaacctttcagaattatggatataaacaacACATAAAATGTTCGTATTGTTGTATTGGCCACATTTTATCCAAAATAACTGAAACCTCTTCAAAGAAAAAgttgaataaacaaacaatattttacaccaaatatgaaaaaaataagatacacATTTTAATATAACGATtagagtaaaaaagaaaagccgAGAATAAGCTACCTGTTCTTGGGCTCCGTTTTATTGTAGTTGCTGTTTTCAAGAATCCCATTTGTAAATGATTCCATTTAATTCTAATGCCCAACAGTgcttgttatgttgttgtttttttcagacagAGTTATGAGTCTTCACCTATAAGATATTATGGATGTCTATGATTGTGTTTTAAGTAACACCATGACCAAGCTGTGTGGCCTATAAAAAACATTCTTCCCAGAAATGCATAACAGAGTAAAGCACATCAGAAACCTCCGACTAAAAATGATCCCTCGGCCTTACCACAAAACCACCACTTGAGGGCGTAACAACATAACCTTAATGAATGGAACCGGTCTTTGAGGCTTATAGCCTATTCATTGAATgtcctttttccttttgtttattAGATTCAATTCACATTTCTAACGTTTATtcctgtatttctttctttttaattcacTTATACATTCAGCAACACGTTTTAATTCGTAATTTGAAATTGAATAtgctgaagaaaacaacttaacTTTATTTGTGTAAACACAGATAATTCACCCCCATCCCCCCTTTTGCTCTATTCCCcaagaaaaatgtaatattttgacTGAACCAAAAATAAACCAGTGAGATGGTATTTcaaacatcacaaacatcagtcttgtgtttgtttcctccacCGAAAAGGGAATACCCTCAGGAAACCTTCAGCATTAAATCAACGCCATGGATTtatgttaaaaacatttaaaattattttcaaaatgatCTAAGATGACAAGACATGTCAGTGTGACTTTGCCCCAGGGATTGCAACAGTGATTTACCGtgagggaatgaaagaaaactgTCTAAAGTAGAGGGAGCTGAGTGATActcgacctttgacctcttgcCACAGAAAAACTCTCtttgacagaaagaaaacacaccaaCCCCTACTTTCTACATCCCACGTGGTTAATGAATTATAAGCTGTCTATAAATCTTAATTAAGCTAGTAGGCCTTAATAAATCCTTTGATGGTTGTTAATTTGACAATACCATTACAGGTTTTGGGCAAAGGTAATGGGATTATTTTCTTCAATCCTTACCcagttcataaaaacatttacatttattgttttaaacacTTTACTGTCAATACTGTGAGAGGAGCTTACACCCTAGATTCCTGTGCAAAGTTAAATAAACAGGTAGGCTAGATATCCATCTCATATGCTGACGGCTGTaccctttttctctctcagccACCCACCACTAATCAAACAATCGACCATACTTTAGACTCTGACCTAAATAATCACAACAGGCTGGGATTAAGagggctttaaaatgaactgaatGTATGGTTTGGCCAGCAACTGAAGACAAGGCTTCTCAACAGTCTGTAATAGGAGTGCTTTACCAGATGAGCCAGTACCCAACATTGAAACCTCACTACACAGACAAGGCAATGAGACTGTTCATGGAATTTATAGCTGTCATAAAACCTACTGATTTTCTAATAAGCTCTGACATATACTGTGAGAGTTTGGGaatactttatttaaaacagatGGCATTAGTTTCCAAATCAGCTGTGTATGTCAGGACTATGGCTGgatgaaataaacaataatgaCATTGAAGCAAGTGAAACATCAAACTATAGGACCGACAGATTACCTGTTCTCCATAAATACTGAAGTCACAAAGAAACTTAAGGCTGTTGCAGAATCCAAACCAAAGGTTTAACATCTCAGCTGCTCACAGTCTTCTGCTACACTAAGAACATTACAGCCAAAGAAAAAATGCCCctatttttaaacaaactctACTCATATTTTTGCTTTAAAGCTACATAATTACAGTGTCTTCAAAAAAATTAACACAATTCCTTTCCCAGGGGTTTTCATTGGCATCATCACCCCAAAATTACTTACtctattttcaattttattGCTTTACATTTCATAGCGGTTTAGTTCTTAGAAAATATTGTTTACTGCATGTCTCTCACATCTCAGCCTCCACAGAATTTCTAATCATGATTGGTTCAACTGAAGGTGCCAATCAGGGGTCAACCCTTCAGCAAGCCTTTATTTTAGACAGATTTCCTGTATTagtgtttgtgctgcagctctTGGTTTGGCAGTTATCCCTGCGGAGGATTTTTTATCAGTCTCTGGCAGCAGCTGTACCTTCTATGCTTATAATTTTGGCTTACCACATGTTATATATGATatatttttgtccttttgcagcACTAAATCCTCCATGTTAACCAGTGTCTTGGAATGGATATTGTTTTTGAGATCAAGCCATGGGATTGTCTTAAACATGTCTTCAGTCTTGTGTTTACAATGAATTGGAAGTAAAATTCCAACTCTACTTCCCAGTGAACATTGTCAATTTGAAATCCAAAAGTTCACTTTTGTCTTTGACAATCTGTCTTTTATAGGGTTGGTTGTTCCAGTGCAGATTTCACTATAGTTTTAGTTTCGCATAAATCTTAATCGCACCTCTAACTCACAAAATCCTTCAGGTGAAACATTTTTGTGAGGCTGATAGGCATCAGTCACTGTGCACAAAATGTTTTTGACAGTGACCACAGATCAAGAAATCTGTGGATCCAGAGGCATCAGCTATTACTAGCATGGCCCCCTTCAAGCTAAAGTGTGAAAATCCTCACCTCAGAGTGATGTTCTGTTTGGTGAAAAGTTCAACTCAGTCAAAGATCTCAATGGTCAAACCAAGTCtaactgcaggaaacacatttacatcCACTCCATGAGTGAAAACCGTCATCTTAAggggtaaatggactgtgtttatatattatatatataccCAAATGGCTttaacattacatgtcacatttatACATTcccaccacattcatacactgatgtcAGAGGCTGATATGTAGAGCCCATCAATTCTGattaatcccattcacacatcTGTGGCACAGCACAGCAGATTCAAGGTTAAGTGTCTCGTCCgaggacactttggcattttGACAACCCCTGACCTTTTGATTGACAGATAGCTGACCAGACCACTGCAACCACACTTTGCCTGTCCATCTGTTTTTCTCAATACCTTGACAGACAAAATAGCTGCTTTTAACCTGACTGTAAACtttaaatggatgtagtatccacgtcacccatctgtttctgaagcgttgttttgaagcctatcgtcggctggttccaaattggaaatgctgaactcaacctaacctctGTCCTTCTTGTGTGAGGCAAAGatgcaggctttgagcctcctcgccaactgctacagtgttcccgcctgtcagtcaagtcaagtcaagtcaagtcagcctctcattatggaaaactcgtaatcttactGTTTTCTAAACAGctgcaatatgaaaaaaatcctCCCACGTACAAAagagaaatgagttatccagactacacttgttttttgtaccaggctgtaaacatgttaattcctgctttaaagatcttcttttttgaattggtttgtatgtggtttccggtacttccggagccagcctcaagcgaacactggaggaactgcagttttaacacttctgcattggcttcaattctcgtggccgcaGTTTGCCGTTTGATTTTAACACAAATCTCCAGACTGACATGCCATCCCTGACCACCCCTTTGGACACACCTTATATAAGTTTGAAGATTAATTGTTGTAATGTGGCTCCATAAAAAGAAACTGACAGTTTTACTGATTTAACTGAACAGGATTTAAGAGGAGGGAAATGAAGAAAGAGATTGTGCAGACGTTTTTTCTAAACTGAATAAAAGTCTTCATGGAACTATTAGTGACTCTAcatcccagaggaaaatgttactgctcaaggctttctcatctaagtctctggagacaaaattgagattcttacttcagcctcattcaagtttcaaattgttctcattcgtttctcattagtgtctcctaaaattcactaggagaaatagttgagaccatgacacgagtcttatttgagacttaaatgagagatctcattaatggctgattttcttctcttttttaaaaaatatattttggccttttt from Notolabrus celidotus isolate fNotCel1 chromosome 11, fNotCel1.pri, whole genome shotgun sequence harbors:
- the ttll9 gene encoding probable tubulin polyglutamylase TTLL9; its protein translation is MSKYKTSGSKNDSTKNEEREGRSCVRYQCGLLNTIQDVLRQRPGWVEVKDDGEWDFNWCDVGWLRENFDHSYMEEHVRINHFRNHYELTRKNLMVKNLKRYRKNLERDVGCMEASTCDFFPCTFALPSEYHLFVEEFKRSPGSTWIMKPVAKSQGKGIFLFRKLKDITDWKKDGTRSEEQKDTAQVESYVAQCYIENPYLINGRKFDLRVYVLVTSYVPLKAWLYRDGFARFSSTRFSLSTIDDKYMHLTNVAVQKTAPDYDPEKGCKWQMQQLRRYLTAKHGRETVETLFKEMDNIFVCSLQSVQKVIINDKHCFELYGYDILLDQNLKPWLIEVNASPSHTPSSQEDYEMKCRLLEDTLNVVDMEGRLTGREKRVGGYDLMWNDGPVYREDVNMETFGISCFTANTHLGGVNDRDKQLRRLLKPYPGQRRM